The DNA window GAggaaataaaaccaaaaaaaattctttgCCACGAGTATTGATCGAGTCAGAAACATCAACAAACAACATCAAGAAAGCAGACAAGAATAGAAAACATAAACATCAAGAACTTTTGCTTTGATAAGTTAATCATGTCTCATGATCACTTTGGATCgtcaaaataaatgtttttactatatatgtatatatttgtattaGATGTCTTTGAATTAATTGAATATCCAATTGTTGCTGCTTCCACGTGggtatttaatttaaatttcatatatagtactgtaacaattaattaatatgctTGCAAGTTgggatagaaaaaaaaaacagtttgaaatTAGATAGTCAGACATGCAAAATCAATAATACATAGTAGGAACATGTCATATTCTTAGTACTGTCAATTGTGGGGTTTGTTTGGAACttccattttaaaattttcatgttGATATAGATAATAGATCTGTATATATATAGGTGGACCAGTTCCCTCGATCTGTCATCTATCTCTACACAGTAGTAATTAATCATTAATGGCAACAATGAATGAATTAAAACTAGTGTTTTTGGTTCAAAATCATGACATGATATGATTCATTGACCAGTATATATTAAGCAGCTACATTTCATTTTTATGCATGCTTCCATCACTTTCTTAAGCTTTTAGGGTTCTAAGTTTGGATGCCTGTGATCTTCTCTAGAAACTTTGATTAGTTGGTGCAAATgtttgtttttgatattttagtatttgtaGATCAAAGACTGGATTGGATGAATTTTTGGGGATTTGGTGAGAAAAACATACTATTTTTATATGAGATTTATAATGTGCATGGGAAGTTTACACTAACCATTCTTAACTGCATTAATTTGGTGAAATGCTAAtctattcaatttaaataaatgagtaaTTGGTGTATTTGGAtgtctatatataatttttaatgaattgatCTTTTGCTTCCATATGACTATATACTTCTCCCTCAGGGCCTCGACTAATTGTCCATTGTTTTTGTGTTTTGTGAAAGGAAGTAAAAGGTCACTCAACTTGGAATCAATTACCGATCAATTCTATATGATTATGTAATTGAACATTAGGACATTTTATAATTCACATTATTGTATTGTTTTTGTCACAGACATTGGAGTATTATTTACGAAGTTCGATTTTGTTAGGATGATCCCTTTATCGGGGTACTAGACTACTAGCTTTGTTGAAGCAACAATTAGCGAGATAGTGAATTTTGGAGGTAATTAATTATAAGGATGGGTTTTTGAAGTTCAATCCATATAActtttcattgttttttttgtatgttaatTTGGTTTGTTTTGCATTAAATTTGTGTAAATTCTATAAGGTTGTTTGTTCCTCCCTTAATACAAACATTgagtttgaaaaagaaaataaggtTGAACTAAGACAATATTTTTCATTGTGAAAACTAATAAttgtatcatatatatttatgggCAAGACAAATGAgagattttttttgataatgGTAGAACAATTAAATAGAGAGTAGACCAATAGAATTAAAAGTAGAAAGTCCCTATGAGAGAGGGAACTACAAAATTTCACAAACCCTAaaactactaattaatttatgtaaacATCATTTCCAAAAAGAATTAAAACAGACGTGAAAGTATAATAAATCTggaaatgaatatatatttttcttttagtgAACTCAAAACTAACTAggttaattcaaattaaaacatgAAAAGTCTCATATGGTATAAATTGAAGTTGATGTTATAATTATAGAAATCGTACAActttctaaaattattaaaaaaaaaataatgatatcgATGCTAATTAAATCTGAAAATTATCAAATGATAAAGACAAATGAAATCACAAGAATATGATTTTTCTTAAACAAACTAAATGGTTGATGAACTTTCAAGATAgtgaaattttatgttttcataaccattttttttatagagagaaaaatttaagttgtatatatttaatttctgtATGGTATTAGGTATAAAATTATAGTATATgcataaacaaattatttttgttctttccAATATTAAAGAGATGATAGTGGCTTAATTGTTGTCTTaatattgtaattcaattattattattgttgtcttagttgtatttattatatatatatcattatcattaattagttaattattacattttaaacaattaattttgattttagtttaataatttaattttaacttgtTAGCATATAAAGTTTTTTCAGAGAGAAAGATGAagcttttattaataaataaaagaaattattgttgtcaacaatttttaaatttagaagaAACACTCTAccaataaatgtatttatacttTGAATATTACTATTTAATTGTACaagagtaaaataaaataatttaactaaaaataataatagtactagttatagttaaaaaaaaaagaattaaccAAACAAGTAACTCTGATAAGATCATAAGAAatcaaaagtaaaaaataatatgtactTTCCCACTAGGTATAATtcaattaacataattaatacaTGTTTGTATAGAGAAAATTCTTGATCAAATATGTGAATAATATATAGTACTTTTTTCATAGAGCATGATAAAAGGTTTGCACTTTAAAGTTAAGTTtgattatatctatatatatacacattacATCAAAATCAATTACTATATATATGAACATCAACTTctattatgagaaaaataattgttataaaataaagtagtGAAGAGACTCCATTTCAACACCTTCAAATAGTAGTGTATTAATCTACAACATCATCAAACCTTGCTACCAAATATTCAGAATTCCAACTTACCACAAGAACAAACCTGGCTCCAAATGTTCAGGAAATCAATGAAATACAAACAAAAGGAAGATGGAACAAATAAATTGGGGACCTGCGAAAACAAATTTTGTATCCCAAGTGATTCGGTTATGACCGAGAACACCAACTTGCCAATCATTCTCAGACTATCGTTATGCTTCTAATAGTAGATCCTCTTTCTTCGTAACTTGTTGGCAATATCGGCTCTCAATTTGCATACATGTAAGAGAACTTCTGTAAACAATTCGTCTATCTGTTCCTCATATTGCTCGTACATATAGAATGCAATAAAGGCAATGGGAAGGCCTGCCACAGGATGAAATAACAAACTGTTCTATAAAATGATTTCATCGCAGTAAAGTGGAATGGATAGAAAAAGAGAAATACTTATAGTGAAGAAGCTCCGCAAAGAAATCGTCCCTAGCAAGCTCAGAGCCAATAGAGATAGAGTGACCTGTTTGACAACCATTATAAAACTTCTagattaaacaaaacaaaataaaccaTTAAGCTCGCTGAGATAAGCCCAGAATAAATTGCATAAATTACCTTGAAGAACAAGGACCAATCGTTTCCTCTGCAAAGAGATCTGAAGTCATTCACAGCATAATTCCATGACGAAGCCACTAAAGATGCGTTTTTTTGAGACGTCTCCATGGAAAAATAGAGTTTCGAACCTTGAACTTTCTCAATTGTATATCCAAATCTGATCAAGGGAAGTACCAATTGAGGTTTTGTCAGGAGTAAATAATTGATTTCTATGGAGGATAAGAGAGGACTTGTATGTCAATGAAGTTCATCacaataaaaagaaaactaatatatattacacaCATTTTCTCAGGTAGAAGGCTGTGTATGAACAGAAAGGTGGCTGCGACCAAAAGGAGCTTTGACACTGCTGTTACAAGAGTATACCCAGATGCTACGAAGTAAAGATAGATCAAAACAAATGTCAACAGTGTGACGACTGTTTGTTTTTTATTCCTCCAGAGGAGTACATTAGCAACTGCAATATCAATAACTAGAGTCAATATTATATACATGAACTTCTAAATCTCcatccaaaataaataattcgtGCTTTCACAATTGTAATCATACTTTATTACTAGATTGTGTCAGCATATGCGATTTaccaaagaaaatgaaaattttaaactacACACTCCTTTGATCATATTTCTAACATTGAAGAAATACTAGAATTTAGATGCTCAGTAAAGATGTATACGTCTGAACATCTTGGCATTAATGTTTTggttaaaaattaacattaatatacaTATGGGTAACACATGAATGAAAACGTCCAGAGGAAGAACAAACAACAAATgattccaaaaaaaaatgaatgaacacAGCAAAACAATGTATATCATAGGAAGAGGAAATGAAGGATTAAAATGCAAGAGAAATCAATTTACCCTTTCCACCTCCAAGATATGTGGAAGGTTTTGATGAACCCTTTTTTTGAGGCAAGGATTCAGCTCGTAAATGTGAGTACGACTCAATTGTTCTCCTCATAGCATCCTACAGAAGACCAAATCTTATAAGATGTAAATTCAAAAGCCAGAAGCACAATAATTCAGGCCCAattctcaaaattattactGTGACTATGAACAGGGAGACAAGGGACCACATGAGAACTCAAGCGTAACCTGTGACTATAATTTGGCCcatataattaggaaagaagAGATTGCTTCACTCCAATCTATGTTGTTGATTTACCTGAAAAGGTACAATCGGTGTGTAACCAAGAAGTTCATTTGCCTTTGAACAATTGAATGTTCTACTGCAAGAGAGAAGTCTGATTCTTGATGGAGTGAATTGTGGAACCTTCATACCATAAGGGGCTAATAGCTTATATATCCACTCGACTAGATGCGCAATCGGCATAACAATACAGGCAGGAATCTTAATGTATGGCCTGCAAATCAAGTCAAAATGATGTGAGTACAACAATTTGTTTAGGTTGCACATGCATGTGACTTCGTAAATGAAGgaagaaaaacatgaaaatcaaTGAATCACTAAAGAGATTATTAAGAACGAAAGCTCGCACTGTATAGTATTGAATCTGTCATTTGTTTCTCAGGAGCAAAAAATGACATTCATTTTTCACATTTCCCGGCccttggataaaataaataaataaacaagaaTTGTTGTGTCATACATCAGTTCAATTTGGCTTACTGGTTCTACGTCACATATAGACATTGTTTGTATTTATTAGAAGTCGCATTTGCCTCAATTCTATTAATACAAACTTAAACATTTCAAGAAAAAAGGTTGCATATGATAATACATTACAATCAAATAGCTAATTAAAAGAATAACCCCTCGCACTAGGTGGGAGGCAGAATAGACAAGTGAACTTGTGgaaaaacataagaattgagTTGAGAACcaataatatcaaattatagACAAATTTGTCACAGAGAAGAAGAGTACCCTTACTAACTAGAAATGTGCTCACAGATATCATATCATCTGTTATGGAAAACCATTTTCCATTTCCAAATTAAAGCCTATAATTATTagcattctttttttttaatctgttaatCAACTCTGACAATCAGCTATTGTTAGTAATGTgtacaataaaatttaaagaaaacaaGACAATTCTAAAGTACAAGTTATATATGATTGAACAGTTAACAGGAGTGGTCAAGATTTTAACtgtttcaataaaatttcataCTAAACTTGATGAGAGAAGTATGATGGTGAAAGATAAAAGATCTTTACAAGAGTTAACCATCCTCTTTAGAAGTTAAGATTTTTCCTTCCCGTTGAGTTCATATCCCTGAACTGTTactctatttttatataaatacctATGTAGCATATATTGGTATtgatttttaactttaaattagtTAATGAACTAAAAGACTGTGGGGATCATGCTAGCTTcctacattaaaataaaataaaattaatgaactAAAAGAAGAAAGCTCGGAAATGGTGTGCTTGAACCTTGTCTATGAGagataatctatatatatctaacgAAACTTGTATCATCAACGTAAGGAAGAGAAACTAGAAATGGTACAAGCATCTTATTTATAGGAGATAACCTATTTAAACATTGTTTATCCTCTAAACATCATTATTAAAACACTTAGAACTTAATAACATTTAAACTTCAATTACTGATTAGCAATGGACTAAAGTTCAGACCAATATATCTAGCACCTTTCAGAAGTTTAAACAACCAATGCCCTAGCTCATTCATTATTGTTTAACAGCTAAGCTAATGAAAGGAATCAAAGATTAGTACCTTGGATAACCCAGGCCTACAAGAACAACTGAAACAAATTCCCAAAACTTGAATGGCTCCATGTTAGTGATAAAATACGCCTGAGAGACACAATTTTGTAACTATTAGAGAAATGCAACATGAATCAAAATAAAGACCCTTCACTCAAATATCTTAATACCATTTTGTacgaaaaaaatatttcaagaggaaaattgttaaaaaaattatgatttatttgcACTTGCATTATATGCACAGCTTGAACATGCTAACCCATTCAAAATATCATTGGGAAACAAACCCTTGTCATTTGTTATCCATCCCAACAGATAAAAAAGGCATTTCCTTAGGTACAAAAGGATGCAAAGCATTTTTAAGAACCaatttttacctattttttTGAGGTGTATATTGATTTGGGCTGAATCAATTCACATACAGAATGGTACTAAacgaaattaatttattatccaCAATCAGAcggaatgaaataatattttaaaaatgaagaaatcttatttaaaaaataaatcctGCAGGAAAACAAAAACGTACTGAGCCTAGACTAGAAATGGCAATTAGTAGTATAACTATAGactagaattaaaaaataaatcctGCATTTTTAAACCAAATATAACCAGGTTTAACATTGAGGGTAAGACTCTAGATGATTTTCAGCATTATTTAATAGACTATATGTATTGAGCCTTCTGCATATACAAGGAATAAAGATTGCAttagtaaaattaataattctagAGTCCAAGCCCAAAAGAAAAAAGGAGCTAAGCAAAATTCTTTACTAGACACGTCATCCTTCAATTGCTCACTGGAGCACAATAACAGGTTATCAATAAATTGTCAAAGACAATATTAAGACTGAAATGACAATTAGTAGTATAGACTAGGCAGAATAAATCTGAAAACTACAACATAATTATAAAGGCACAAAAATTACCTGCCCTGCAGCTTTTTCTGCAACGATAGCTTCTGATGCCAGAGCTCTTTCAGCACATATGTGGGCATGTGCCACATTCTCCACATAAGTGAAGTCATACATGTTATTGCCATCACCAATTATAAACTGCAATTTATATAGACATGTAAATAGTTTGTTCAGATTTTTCAGTTCTCCCTAATGGATGCAATGAAGATGAACCGGAACACATCCTACTTTGTTTCTGGATGCAGTAGAGAACTAAATGGTCATGAGATGAgataaacaaaagaaatcatctgTTTTAAAcaagtttacttaaaatctcATGCAGATTAGGTGCAGCTTGGAATTAGGATTAGATACAATAGTCTTGATAagaattagttttaatttttttgtcaaCTTTGATAAGATATATTGACTTGTCAGTTTTTGAATCAACAAAAGCTAGtgaatcttaaaaataaaataatataaaaaagcaAGTGAATCAGTTAATATGAATTCTGCAGGACAAAATATTTGAAACTAGAGCTATTTTACACAGAATATTAGTAAGTGGCAGCATTAATAGCAAACTGATAGTCATCAATTATGGAAATTCCAAAGAAGGAGATGAGACCGAGAAAAATATGGGAGAGAAACTAGAACTTTTCATTCATAAAATCATgctttacattatttttaataacagtTTATCAATAATATGCTTTACATTCTTTTTAATATGCTTTACATATTGATAATCCATGTATGTAGTAATAGTAGTATACTTAATAAGACTAATCctaatttaattctaattctaatcaGATAAATACtctgtttaattaattatatttatctacTAAGATAATCATAATTATCTTAATCTACTCTTATAATCTTGTGGCCATGTGTCATCTTTTGATTGGCCCCTTGAATACCTCATTCAAGAATTGTTTTTGATCCTCAAACCCTGAATCTTTATCATGTACCACAAACATTAGTGTTCATCCCTCCAAAACTCAATTTGTAGATAGTAATTTAGATTATCTATAATAAGCACATCTGAGAAACAACACCATCCAAATGAAAGTGCCTCAGATCATAAATGCCAAAAATGATTGTATAAGACTAGGAATATTAAATGGAAAGAAAATACAGGTGGAAATCAGTTTGCAGAAGCAAATATCTTTAGTAACATAATGTATATAGCGTATGCTAATAATTTCAGAACAAAGAATGCATCAAAATGAGACATGACCAAAAGATGATTTAGCATCAAGGACCCTTCTCACACATTAAGAGAAAGTTTTTTTCTTGCACTAACTCACATAACAAACTCAAAGAATGATATTCCTATGTGCAGTTAAACAATAACCTTcctgtttcaatttttttttcctaagGAGTAACAAGACACGTGCAAAAATGAACTTGGTCTCTGAATATTATTGAAGAGATACATTGTGTTAGCTTCAACCACGATATATTACTAATTAACCTACTCCAAAGTTAATGAGAATCTTAGATCCGTATCTACATGGATAACAACCATGTGAAACATTAGAACCTTGGAAAAGATATTGGCGTGATCAGAGTAGCAAAAAGATCAACTGATCAGAAATTTTATTACCTTCAATTTCCCTGCCCTCGCAGCAGAAACAAGGGAAGGGACGAATAATCTATCACCCGGGCCAAATATACTACTTGGACGGAGGGAGCAAGTAAGAAGGCCATTTATACCATTAGACTTGAGAATTAATGCATCTGCTTCAGCTTTCGTTGCAGAATAAGTATCGTTATGCTGGAATATCAAAAGGAAATATTACGTTAGAGCACATGAGGTACAATCTAAGTAagaaaaaatcaaacacataggTTAATCCGATAGGAAAAAGGAAGTTGCTTAAATAGATTCGCAACTAAAAAATGGAACCAGCTAAATTTGATCACCTTTGAACATAAATCAATCTTGTGCCTTCCtattctttttccttttttaaggAGAGTCAAAACTCCACAATCATGCACTTCTAAGCAAGTTTTACTAAGGTTTAACA is part of the Impatiens glandulifera chromosome 1, dImpGla2.1, whole genome shotgun sequence genome and encodes:
- the LOC124920902 gene encoding 3beta-hydroxysteroid-dehydrogenase/decarboxylase isoform X1, whose translation is MATEERWCVVTGGRGFAARHLVDMLVRYNMFSVRIADLGPSIKLFPTEENGTLDEALRSGRAEYVSVDLRDKSQVIQACKGAEVVFHMAAPDSSINNYELHHSVNVKGTQNVIDACVELKVKRLIYTSSASVVFDGIHGINNVDESFPYPLKHNDTYSATKAEADALILKSNGINGLLTCSLRPSSIFGPGDRLFVPSLVSAARAGKLKFIIGDGNNMYDFTYVENVAHAHICAERALASEAIVAEKAAGQAYFITNMEPFKFWEFVSVVLVGLGYPRPYIKIPACIVMPIAHLVEWIYKLLAPYGMKVPQFTPSRIRLLSCSRTFNCSKANELLGYTPIVPFQDAMRRTIESYSHLRAESLPQKKGSSKPSTYLGGGKVANVLLWRNKKQTVVTLLTFVLIYLYFVASGYTLVTAVSKLLLVAATFLFIHSLLPEKIFGYTIEKVQGSKLYFSMETSQKNASLVASSWNYAVNDFRSLCRGNDWSLFFKVTLSLLALSLLGTISLRSFFTISLPIAFIAFYMYEQYEEQIDELFTEVLLHVCKLRADIANKLRRKRIYY
- the LOC124920902 gene encoding 3beta-hydroxysteroid-dehydrogenase/decarboxylase isoform X2; its protein translation is MAAPDSSINNYELHHSVNVKGTQNVIDACVELKVKRLIYTSSASVVFDGIHGINNVDESFPYPLKHNDTYSATKAEADALILKSNGINGLLTCSLRPSSIFGPGDRLFVPSLVSAARAGKLKFIIGDGNNMYDFTYVENVAHAHICAERALASEAIVAEKAAGQAYFITNMEPFKFWEFVSVVLVGLGYPRPYIKIPACIVMPIAHLVEWIYKLLAPYGMKVPQFTPSRIRLLSCSRTFNCSKANELLGYTPIVPFQDAMRRTIESYSHLRAESLPQKKGSSKPSTYLGGGKVANVLLWRNKKQTVVTLLTFVLIYLYFVASGYTLVTAVSKLLLVAATFLFIHSLLPEKIFGYTIEKVQGSKLYFSMETSQKNASLVASSWNYAVNDFRSLCRGNDWSLFFKVTLSLLALSLLGTISLRSFFTISLPIAFIAFYMYEQYEEQIDELFTEVLLHVCKLRADIANKLRRKRIYY